A stretch of the Geovibrio thiophilus genome encodes the following:
- a CDS encoding sensor histidine kinase yields MKAFLRFGILIVLFIAAFAALYVSYAEVRKKSLEKLGERQMLLAKQAVTGIEEFFNSYTNMFMQYALAPEMVNFNNEGKRLIRTLYVFNKKQFRAVTRYDENGIILYTFPQRPELVGTSIADQEHVKLMLKLREPLLSDVFTALQGYRTVALNVPVYDGSVFKGVLAALVDFEYVASKYIGSISIGESGYAWMIDKEANLLFSPAHGKNLINVKFEAEKYPDSRELGDKMLMGETGFSEYTYDTTRGDRVVPVKKLAAFMPVHVLGNFWSLAVVIPEDEAYDDLSGFYKKMLFIMAVMFAAFAFYISVVFRMMKLSLMNTELAQRVAEEVEKRKEQEKMLLQQAKFTSMGEMINAIAHQWRQPLTAIGFGIQEMGEMAKEKHHTDEHLDDYVRFLMDIVMHMSETIDDFRNFFRPDKDRVELDIRRTMLAVYHIIGSQFAAAGIKVSILCETPGRKYEIHAEKDITDEDTELYTVEGFEGEAKQVFLNILQNARDAIIPRTELIKMNQGSVSVTVTPYGRYIDIDFIDNGGGIKAEFLDRVFDPYFTTKGESVGLGIGLFMSKTIIEEHMGGLLMVRNIKEGAKFTVRLNRKYPDITGGE; encoded by the coding sequence ATGAAGGCTTTTCTGCGTTTCGGGATTCTTATTGTCCTCTTCATTGCGGCATTTGCCGCTCTTTATGTCTCTTATGCGGAAGTGCGCAAAAAGAGTCTTGAAAAGCTCGGAGAGAGACAGATGCTCCTTGCAAAGCAGGCTGTGACGGGGATTGAGGAGTTCTTCAACAGCTACACAAACATGTTTATGCAGTATGCCCTTGCCCCGGAAATGGTCAATTTCAATAATGAAGGCAAACGCCTGATCCGCACCCTTTATGTATTCAACAAAAAACAGTTCAGAGCAGTCACCAGATACGATGAAAACGGTATCATTCTTTATACTTTCCCGCAGAGACCCGAACTGGTGGGAACTAGTATAGCCGATCAGGAGCATGTGAAGCTGATGCTGAAACTGCGGGAACCTCTGCTCAGTGATGTTTTCACCGCCCTTCAAGGGTACCGGACAGTTGCGCTTAATGTACCTGTTTATGACGGATCGGTTTTCAAGGGTGTTCTGGCGGCTCTGGTTGATTTTGAGTATGTGGCTTCAAAGTATATAGGCAGTATAAGCATCGGCGAATCGGGCTATGCGTGGATGATCGATAAGGAAGCAAACCTGCTTTTCAGCCCTGCTCACGGGAAAAATCTTATCAATGTCAAATTTGAGGCGGAAAAATACCCCGACTCACGGGAGCTGGGCGACAAAATGCTCATGGGCGAAACAGGCTTCAGCGAGTACACGTATGACACGACACGCGGCGATAGAGTGGTGCCGGTGAAAAAACTCGCCGCGTTCATGCCTGTTCATGTGCTGGGCAACTTCTGGTCGCTGGCGGTTGTCATACCGGAGGATGAGGCTTACGACGATCTCTCCGGTTTTTATAAGAAAATGCTTTTCATAATGGCGGTGATGTTTGCCGCCTTTGCGTTTTACATCAGCGTTGTTTTCAGAATGATGAAGCTTTCCCTCATGAACACCGAGCTTGCCCAAAGGGTGGCGGAAGAGGTGGAGAAAAGGAAGGAGCAGGAGAAGATGCTGCTCCAGCAGGCGAAGTTCACCTCAATGGGCGAAATGATAAACGCAATCGCACACCAGTGGCGTCAGCCGCTCACAGCCATAGGCTTCGGCATTCAGGAAATGGGGGAAATGGCAAAGGAGAAACACCACACGGATGAGCATTTAGACGATTACGTCAGGTTTCTTATGGACATAGTGATGCACATGTCGGAAACCATCGATGATTTCAGAAACTTCTTCCGCCCCGACAAGGACAGGGTGGAGCTTGACATCAGGCGTACCATGCTGGCTGTTTACCATATAATCGGTTCTCAGTTTGCAGCCGCCGGCATAAAAGTCAGCATCCTGTGCGAGACCCCCGGACGGAAGTATGAGATTCACGCGGAAAAGGACATAACCGACGAAGACACTGAGCTTTATACTGTGGAGGGGTTTGAAGGGGAAGCGAAGCAGGTTTTTCTCAATATTCTCCAGAATGCCCGTGATGCGATAATCCCCAGAACAGAGCTTATAAAAATGAATCAGGGCAGTGTCTCTGTCACGGTTACACCGTACGGCAGGTATATAGACATTGACTTCATTGATAACGGCGGCGGCATCAAGGCTGAGTTTCTGGACAGGGTGTTCGACCCTTATTTCACGACAAAGGGCGAATCCGTGGGGCTGGGCATAGGTCTTTTCATGTCCAAAACTATTATTGAGGAGCATATGGGCGGGCTGCTCATGGTGCGCAATATTAAGGAAGGTGCGAAATTCACCGTGCGTCTCAACAGAAAATACCCTGATATTACAGGCGGTGAGTAA
- a CDS encoding RrF2 family transcriptional regulator: MFSMKTVYGLKALQYLAMHGAGRHVLISEIAEKEGIPKKFLETILLTLKNDGLLISKIGKGGGYQLAVAPSEVTMEHIIRALEGPVALVPCVADENSSKCDYCDDFATCGVRLSMTRITEKLIDVMSQTTLADMLEDVDRAVQNKRNIHNYVI, translated from the coding sequence ATGTTTTCAATGAAAACCGTTTACGGACTGAAGGCTCTCCAGTACCTCGCTATGCACGGAGCCGGAAGACATGTGCTTATATCTGAGATAGCTGAAAAGGAAGGGATACCCAAAAAGTTTCTCGAAACAATACTCCTTACCCTCAAGAACGACGGTCTTCTTATCAGCAAAATAGGCAAAGGCGGCGGCTACCAGCTTGCGGTGGCACCCTCGGAAGTTACCATGGAGCACATTATCCGTGCTCTGGAGGGTCCTGTGGCTCTTGTTCCGTGTGTTGCGGACGAAAACAGCAGCAAATGCGACTACTGTGATGATTTTGCTACCTGCGGCGTGCGTCTTTCCATGACCCGCATAACGGAGAAGCTCATTGATGTCATGTCGCAGACAACCCTCGCAGACATGCTTGAAGATGTTGACAGAGCCGTTCAGAACAAAAGAAATATCCACAATTACGTCATATAG
- the mnmA gene encoding tRNA 2-thiouridine(34) synthase MnmA — MVKKRVVAAMSGGVDSSVAAAMLIEQGYEVIGVTLKLHECSEASDSPSCCGIDGMTKARAAANALGIRHYVYDCVKDFEKAVLERSWKEYDSGRTPNPCLLCNEYVKFGILQDFARSLHAEYVATGHYAQIGFINGMPVLKRGSDTNKDQSYFLAGLTGEQLRRSLFPLGGMDKPQVREYARSLNLPTAESTESQDACLVGGFESFAEMLRCRFGSSAKHGEIVTDRGEVMARHKGFHGFTVGQRRNLGLTTFKRFWVKEIDAANSRVIITDDQKNLLSPSIMADGFSWREGFIPADGFSCLAQIRYRHKPVKANVYAEDGGVYRIDFEIQEKAAAPGQAVVLYENDIVLGRGWIKGKT, encoded by the coding sequence ATGGTAAAAAAACGCGTAGTAGCCGCCATGAGCGGCGGAGTAGACTCATCCGTTGCGGCTGCGATGCTCATTGAGCAGGGTTATGAGGTGATAGGCGTAACGCTTAAACTTCACGAATGCTCCGAAGCATCTGACAGCCCTTCCTGCTGCGGCATAGACGGCATGACGAAAGCCCGTGCGGCGGCGAATGCTTTGGGAATACGTCATTATGTTTATGACTGTGTGAAGGACTTTGAAAAAGCTGTGCTTGAAAGATCATGGAAGGAGTATGATTCCGGCAGAACGCCCAATCCGTGCCTGCTATGCAACGAATATGTGAAATTCGGCATTTTGCAGGATTTCGCCCGCAGCCTGCACGCTGAATACGTGGCAACAGGACATTATGCGCAGATCGGCTTTATAAACGGTATGCCCGTACTGAAAAGAGGCAGCGACACAAACAAGGATCAGTCCTACTTCCTCGCAGGGCTCACAGGGGAGCAGCTCAGACGCTCGCTTTTCCCTCTCGGCGGAATGGACAAGCCGCAGGTTCGTGAATACGCCCGCAGCCTGAACCTGCCCACAGCTGAAAGCACCGAAAGTCAGGACGCTTGTCTTGTCGGCGGGTTTGAGAGCTTCGCCGAGATGCTCCGCTGCCGTTTCGGTTCATCGGCTAAACACGGTGAGATTGTCACTGACAGGGGCGAAGTGATGGCAAGGCACAAAGGCTTCCACGGCTTCACCGTCGGTCAGAGGCGAAATCTCGGTCTGACGACCTTCAAACGCTTCTGGGTAAAGGAGATAGATGCGGCAAACAGCCGTGTGATAATCACCGATGATCAGAAAAACCTCTTAAGCCCATCCATTATGGCGGACGGTTTTTCATGGCGGGAGGGCTTCATACCTGCGGACGGCTTTTCGTGCCTCGCCCAAATCCGATACAGACATAAGCCGGTGAAAGCAAACGTTTACGCCGAAGACGGCGGCGTATACAGAATAGACTTTGAAATACAGGAAAAGGCAGCCGCACCCGGACAGGCTGTCGTCCTTTATGAAAACGATATTGTGCTGGGCAGAGGCTGGATAAAAGGTAAAACTTGA
- a CDS encoding TrkH family potassium uptake protein, translated as MKKRRPSPQGYLILTFLVLIAAGALLFMTPFVTASGGLSPADALFMSTSAVCVTGLSVMNTSDFTLFGQIILLTLIQLGALGIMTLSSSLLLFITGDLDFGTRLMASRLAESYSLREIENVLFYIVSYTFICEAVGVVLLWIGFVTDGYGIGEALYPAVFHAVSAFCNAGFSTFDNSLSDSGSMVKTVVMLLITAGGLGFYVIFDLMRKIKEKTRLRIHTKIVLSMSASLSLGGAVLLYFTEYGQMSVIDSLFQSVTARTAGFNTVDLAGMHSVSLMLMIILMFIGASPGSTGGGIKTTTAFLAAVSVRRAVEGETGVRIFGRTIPPSNILKAFTIIFLYSVVVCFASALILLFRESHFLGVLFEVVSAIGTVGLSLGLTAEASTAEKLILTACMFIGRVGPSAMLIAMTGKKKESKLAYPEEKIILG; from the coding sequence ATGAAGAAACGCCGTCCTTCGCCTCAGGGCTATCTTATACTGACCTTCCTTGTGCTTATCGCAGCCGGCGCGCTGCTGTTTATGACACCCTTTGTCACAGCCTCGGGCGGTCTGAGCCCTGCGGATGCGCTGTTTATGTCAACTTCCGCCGTTTGTGTCACGGGGCTTTCCGTTATGAACACCTCTGACTTTACCTTATTCGGGCAAATCATACTCCTGACACTGATACAGCTCGGCGCTCTGGGGATAATGACCCTCAGCTCGTCCCTGCTTCTTTTTATCACAGGAGATCTCGACTTCGGCACAAGGCTTATGGCTTCACGTCTGGCGGAGAGCTACAGCCTGCGGGAAATCGAAAATGTTCTGTTCTACATAGTATCCTACACCTTCATATGTGAAGCTGTGGGAGTCGTCCTCCTCTGGATAGGGTTTGTGACGGACGGTTACGGAATCGGCGAAGCGCTTTATCCTGCGGTATTCCATGCCGTTTCCGCCTTCTGCAACGCTGGTTTCAGCACATTCGACAACAGTCTCTCCGACTCCGGCAGCATGGTGAAAACAGTGGTTATGCTGCTTATTACAGCGGGCGGGCTGGGATTTTATGTGATATTCGATCTGATGCGCAAGATCAAAGAGAAGACAAGGCTCCGCATTCATACAAAAATCGTTCTCAGCATGTCCGCGTCCCTCAGCCTCGGCGGAGCTGTTCTGCTTTATTTCACAGAATACGGTCAGATGAGCGTGATCGACTCTCTGTTTCAGTCCGTCACAGCAAGGACGGCAGGCTTCAACACTGTTGATCTTGCGGGCATGCACAGCGTCAGCCTCATGCTGATGATAATCCTCATGTTCATAGGCGCCTCCCCGGGTTCCACCGGAGGCGGAATCAAAACGACAACGGCATTCCTCGCCGCTGTTTCCGTCCGCAGGGCAGTGGAAGGGGAGACGGGAGTGAGAATCTTCGGGCGGACAATACCGCCGTCAAATATACTTAAGGCGTTTACTATAATCTTTCTGTATTCCGTTGTGGTGTGCTTCGCCTCAGCTCTCATTCTCCTTTTCAGAGAGAGTCACTTTCTCGGAGTTCTTTTTGAGGTTGTCAGCGCCATAGGCACTGTCGGTCTGTCTCTGGGGCTCACGGCAGAGGCGAGCACGGCGGAAAAACTGATCCTTACCGCCTGCATGTTCATAGGCAGGGTGGGACCCAGCGCGATGCTTATCGCCATGACAGGGAAAAAGAAAGAATCGAAACTCGCTTATCCTGAAGAAAAAATCATTCTGGGGTGA
- the pyk gene encoding pyruvate kinase: MRRTKIVATLGPSSSDPQIISELIDAGLNVARLNFSHGDHESHGRMIDLIRSIAADKNTCVTILQDLCGPKIRLGILPDEGIDLVKGETCVLVSESNAEEGALPVQYENLESDLKKGDRVVLADGTMELTVEKTEGKRVICRIVRGGRAFSRKGVNMPTSNLSVVAFTEKDRRDLMFGLAKGVDVVALSFVRSAADLVKIRSILAKEKNPPMLIAKIEKPQAVQNIDEILPMVDGVMVARGDLGVEMPLFDVPVIQKQIIRKARREGKVTITATQMLKSMVDSNLPTRAECTDVANALFDGTCAVMLSEETASGMYPVEAVKVMDALARATEHHVISEYSMKSDEHVMDKKNIAWAVGRSACWLAKDIEAGAVVAYTESGFTAASVARFRPSVPILALTPNKRTFTKLNMLWGVVPGLTEGFSDIEEMFSSAAEIAVAKGLARKGDSIVITAGVPLGVKGSTNMVKVYEI; this comes from the coding sequence ATGAGACGCACAAAAATAGTGGCAACACTGGGACCTTCCTCATCCGATCCGCAGATAATTTCCGAGCTGATAGACGCCGGACTTAATGTAGCCCGCCTCAATTTTTCCCACGGGGATCACGAAAGCCACGGCAGAATGATAGACCTGATCCGTTCCATAGCTGCGGATAAAAATACATGCGTGACAATATTACAGGATCTCTGCGGTCCGAAGATCCGTCTCGGGATTCTCCCTGACGAAGGGATTGATCTTGTAAAGGGGGAAACCTGCGTTCTTGTTTCTGAAAGCAATGCAGAGGAAGGAGCGCTTCCCGTTCAGTATGAAAACCTTGAATCCGATCTCAAAAAAGGCGACCGAGTGGTTCTGGCGGACGGCACAATGGAGCTCACTGTGGAAAAGACAGAGGGTAAAAGAGTGATCTGCCGCATAGTGCGCGGCGGAAGGGCTTTCTCCCGCAAGGGTGTTAATATGCCCACATCGAACCTCAGCGTTGTCGCCTTCACGGAGAAAGACCGCAGGGATCTTATGTTCGGGCTGGCAAAGGGCGTTGATGTCGTGGCGCTCTCGTTTGTGCGCAGCGCGGCGGATCTGGTGAAGATACGCTCAATTCTCGCCAAGGAGAAGAACCCGCCAATGCTCATAGCCAAAATAGAAAAGCCTCAGGCTGTTCAGAATATAGATGAAATCCTCCCCATGGTCGACGGAGTGATGGTAGCCAGAGGGGATCTCGGGGTGGAGATGCCCCTTTTCGATGTGCCCGTGATCCAGAAACAGATAATCCGCAAGGCACGCAGAGAAGGCAAGGTGACTATTACCGCTACGCAGATGCTTAAAAGCATGGTGGACAGCAACCTGCCCACCAGAGCGGAGTGTACGGATGTGGCAAACGCCCTCTTTGACGGAACATGCGCAGTCATGCTCTCAGAGGAGACAGCCTCCGGAATGTACCCTGTCGAGGCAGTGAAGGTTATGGACGCACTCGCCAGAGCGACCGAGCATCACGTCATCAGCGAATACAGCATGAAGAGCGATGAGCACGTCATGGATAAAAAAAATATAGCGTGGGCTGTGGGGCGCTCCGCATGCTGGCTGGCGAAGGATATTGAGGCGGGAGCGGTTGTGGCTTATACCGAATCAGGCTTCACTGCGGCAAGCGTGGCGAGATTCAGACCCTCTGTGCCCATACTGGCGCTGACGCCGAATAAACGGACATTTACCAAGCTGAACATGCTCTGGGGGGTGGTTCCCGGACTTACGGAAGGCTTCAGTGATATTGAGGAAATGTTCTCAAGCGCCGCCGAAATCGCCGTCGCGAAAGGGCTTGCCCGGAAAGGGGACAGCATAGTTATCACGGCTGGTGTTCCATTGGGCGTCAAGGGTTCTACAAATATGGTAAAAGTTTACGAAATCTAG
- a CDS encoding potassium channel family protein has protein sequence MKKDIAVLGLGIFGFRIATELTRKGHNVLAVDRDKTIIEQIKDNVTEAVIADVTDHGTLAELGIDKFDTVIIGIGSSFEQALLTLADLKKIGCKHVIAKANRKIHEELLLKIGADEVILPEREVAKRLADRISRPDMMEILTVDGDVSLVNISIPARMEGRSLLDLDLRKEFQINAVMVKKNGSKTSIITNPNMVLHEGDELIVAGKEEDIIKAFAK, from the coding sequence ATGAAGAAAGACATAGCAGTGCTCGGACTGGGTATATTCGGCTTCCGCATAGCCACGGAACTAACAAGAAAAGGGCATAACGTACTCGCTGTTGACAGAGATAAAACCATAATAGAGCAGATTAAGGATAATGTCACAGAGGCTGTCATAGCCGATGTCACGGATCACGGAACCCTTGCGGAGCTTGGGATAGATAAATTTGATACAGTGATAATCGGCATCGGGAGCAGCTTTGAGCAGGCTCTGCTCACGCTGGCGGATCTGAAAAAAATAGGCTGCAAGCATGTAATCGCCAAGGCTAACAGGAAGATCCACGAAGAGCTTCTTCTTAAAATAGGCGCGGACGAAGTAATACTCCCCGAAAGAGAGGTTGCCAAGCGTCTGGCGGACAGAATAAGCAGACCGGACATGATGGAGATACTCACAGTGGACGGTGACGTAAGCCTTGTCAACATTTCCATACCCGCCCGCATGGAGGGCAGGAGCCTTCTTGATCTTGATTTAAGGAAGGAGTTCCAGATTAACGCCGTGATGGTGAAGAAAAACGGCAGCAAGACAAGCATTATCACCAATCCCAACATGGTTCTGCACGAGGGTGACGAGCTCATTGTCGCCGGAAAGGAAGAGGATATTATAAAGGCATTTGCGAAATAG
- a CDS encoding cysteine desulfurase family protein produces MIYLDHNASTPTAPEVREEMLRTIEIYGNPSSLHEEGQKARGLLDESRAKIAAFIGAFPDEIVFTSGGTEANNIAVQGFTDSAAAVSSIEHSSVLKPFEFLAARGLKLHRFPAGSSGIISTDSLPDGVSIVSLMLVNNDTGVIQPVRKAAEEAHAKGALFHTDAVQAAGKIRINVRELGVDLLSISAHKMYAPKGIGALFVRRGLKASPLMFGGNQEKAARPGTESTLLASAFAKACEIAEERMEEDEMRIARLRDMLETLIKSNVDGCLVNGAEAPRVSGTSNISFSGLKGDSLIINLDLAGLCVSGGSACSSADFKASHVLTAMGRTEDEARSSVRFSLGRETAEAEIFRAAEIVAETVSAMRGRTW; encoded by the coding sequence ATGATATATCTTGACCACAACGCTTCAACACCAACCGCGCCGGAAGTAAGGGAAGAAATGCTCCGCACCATTGAAATCTACGGAAACCCATCAAGTCTCCATGAAGAGGGGCAGAAAGCACGCGGTCTTCTGGATGAATCAAGGGCAAAAATCGCCGCCTTTATAGGGGCATTTCCCGATGAAATAGTCTTCACCTCCGGCGGAACAGAAGCGAACAATATTGCCGTTCAGGGCTTCACGGACAGCGCGGCGGCTGTTTCATCGATTGAGCACAGCTCCGTCCTTAAGCCGTTTGAGTTCCTTGCCGCAAGGGGGCTTAAGCTTCACCGGTTTCCGGCGGGCTCATCCGGCATAATCAGCACAGACAGCCTGCCGGACGGAGTTTCAATAGTCTCCCTCATGCTCGTCAATAACGATACAGGAGTCATACAGCCTGTGCGGAAAGCGGCGGAAGAAGCGCATGCAAAGGGTGCGCTTTTCCACACAGACGCAGTTCAGGCGGCGGGCAAGATAAGGATTAACGTGCGGGAGCTGGGAGTCGATCTGCTTTCGATCTCGGCACATAAAATGTATGCCCCGAAAGGTATAGGCGCACTTTTCGTGAGACGCGGGCTTAAAGCGTCCCCGCTGATGTTCGGCGGCAATCAGGAAAAAGCGGCACGCCCGGGAACGGAAAGCACATTGCTGGCATCTGCGTTCGCAAAGGCTTGTGAAATAGCGGAAGAACGCATGGAAGAAGATGAAATGCGTATAGCCCGCCTGCGGGATATGCTTGAGACACTGATAAAATCAAATGTCGACGGCTGCTTGGTGAACGGGGCGGAAGCTCCCAGAGTTTCAGGCACATCAAACATATCCTTCAGCGGGCTGAAAGGTGATTCGCTTATAATAAACCTTGATCTCGCCGGTCTGTGCGTATCGGGCGGCTCAGCTTGCAGCTCGGCGGACTTTAAGGCTTCACACGTGCTAACCGCCATGGGACGCACGGAGGATGAAGCCCGCTCGTCCGTCCGCTTCTCTCTCGGCAGAGAAACAGCGGAAGCGGAAATTTTTCGGGCAGCGGAAATTGTTGCTGAGACAGTCAGCGCAATGAGAGGCAGAACATGGTAA
- the typA gene encoding translational GTPase TypA: MAKAFNQKLRNIAIIAHVDHGKTTLVDALFKQAGVFRENQAVDDRLMDNMDLERERGITIAAKNCSVTYSGVKINILDTPGHADFGGEVERALSMVDGVILLVDASEGPLPQTRFVLGKAFEAGHKVIVVINKIDRQDARPDEVLNEVYDLFIDLGADDDQIEFPLYYAIGRDGICQTTLEERGTDMRPLFEAIVNHITPPAYDDAEPFQMLVSDLSYSDYLGRLAVGKVINGSAHTNETLVCINEKNEQVPLRVSKVQTYEGTGMRDVERAEPGDIIILSGIENVMIGDTVCTKEAPKALKRIKIDEPTVSMKFSINTSPLVGKEGKFVQSSRIRERLFKEAMKNVAIRVEETDSPDSFIVKGRGEFQMAIIVETMRREGFELCIGRPEVITKTIDGEFCEPIEHLFIDCDGAFVGVVTEKLSLRKGRLTNLVNNGTGRARLEFSIPSRGLIGYRDEFLSDTKGTGIMNSLFDGYEPHRGEIISRFTGSIVSDRAGKGVAYGLFHLEPRGVLFVRPGEPVYEGMIIGEYNKDNDLNANPCKEKKLTNMRASGKDDAVTLTPVMPMTLEKAIHFIAEDELVEVTPLSVRLRKKILSQQERHTDRSRKLTSK; encoded by the coding sequence ATGGCAAAAGCATTTAACCAGAAACTCAGGAATATTGCGATCATAGCGCACGTTGACCACGGCAAAACAACCCTTGTGGATGCCCTTTTCAAACAGGCAGGCGTTTTCAGGGAAAATCAGGCGGTGGACGACCGCCTCATGGACAATATGGATCTTGAGCGTGAACGCGGAATCACCATTGCCGCTAAAAACTGCTCCGTAACTTACAGCGGCGTTAAGATCAACATCCTTGACACACCCGGACACGCCGATTTCGGCGGTGAGGTGGAAAGGGCACTTTCCATGGTGGACGGCGTTATCCTCCTTGTGGATGCTTCCGAAGGTCCGCTGCCCCAGACACGCTTTGTTCTGGGCAAGGCATTTGAGGCAGGGCACAAGGTCATAGTGGTAATTAACAAAATAGACCGTCAGGACGCCAGACCGGATGAGGTGCTCAACGAGGTTTACGACCTTTTCATAGATCTCGGCGCTGATGACGACCAGATAGAATTTCCCCTGTACTATGCTATAGGCAGGGACGGAATATGTCAGACAACGCTTGAGGAAAGAGGAACGGACATGCGTCCGCTCTTCGAGGCTATTGTAAACCACATCACTCCGCCCGCCTATGACGATGCGGAACCCTTTCAGATGCTGGTGAGCGACCTCAGCTACTCCGATTATCTCGGAAGGCTTGCCGTGGGCAAGGTTATCAACGGTTCCGCTCACACGAACGAGACCCTTGTGTGCATAAACGAGAAAAACGAGCAGGTTCCCCTTCGTGTAAGCAAAGTGCAGACATATGAAGGAACAGGCATGAGGGATGTGGAAAGAGCCGAGCCCGGCGACATTATCATCCTCTCCGGTATAGAAAACGTCATGATAGGCGACACTGTCTGCACCAAAGAAGCTCCCAAGGCGCTGAAAAGGATCAAGATAGACGAACCTACGGTATCAATGAAATTCTCCATCAACACCAGCCCGCTTGTGGGTAAGGAGGGCAAGTTTGTTCAGTCCTCCAGAATCCGTGAGCGTCTGTTCAAAGAGGCGATGAAAAACGTTGCCATAAGGGTTGAGGAAACCGATTCTCCCGACAGCTTCATAGTTAAGGGCAGAGGCGAGTTCCAGATGGCAATCATAGTCGAGACCATGCGCCGTGAAGGGTTTGAGCTCTGCATCGGACGTCCCGAGGTTATCACTAAAACCATAGACGGCGAGTTCTGCGAGCCGATCGAACATCTTTTTATCGACTGCGACGGAGCCTTTGTAGGTGTTGTAACCGAAAAGCTCTCACTGAGAAAGGGCAGGCTGACCAACCTTGTCAACAACGGAACGGGCAGGGCGAGACTTGAGTTCTCCATCCCCAGCCGCGGTCTTATAGGCTATCGCGACGAATTCCTGTCGGATACTAAGGGTACAGGGATTATGAACTCTCTGTTTGACGGCTATGAACCCCACAGAGGCGAGATAATCTCCCGCTTCACCGGTTCCATAGTTTCAGACCGTGCAGGCAAAGGCGTGGCTTACGGGCTGTTTCACCTTGAGCCCAGAGGCGTGCTTTTTGTCCGTCCCGGGGAGCCAGTTTATGAGGGGATGATCATAGGCGAATACAACAAGGACAATGATCTTAACGCTAACCCCTGCAAGGAGAAAAAACTCACCAACATGCGCGCCTCCGGCAAGGACGACGCGGTAACCCTCACCCCCGTGATGCCCATGACTCTGGAAAAGGCGATCCACTTTATCGCCGAAGACGAGCTTGTGGAAGTAACACCGCTTTCCGTGCGCCTGAGAAAAAAGATTCTCTCTCAGCAGGAAAGACACACTGACAGATCAAGAAAACTTACATCTAAATAA
- a CDS encoding class I SAM-dependent rRNA methyltransferase: MADIAIERISFQLTPSAEREVKKGHPWVFDKGIVKQNKDGQTGAFAVIYDKDRTFVGLGLYDPDSPIRIRMLHRGKPVTIDSDWMKDKISASISARRKLFADGTTTAFRLINGENDGLPGIIADYYEKTLVIKLDSGIWIPYIDLLTSLFDELLKPECVILRLSRSIDIKKIPEKIRDGAVLKGAAPKGAVIFRENGILFEAEPIHGQKTGFFLDQRDNRARVEKYAKNRDVLNVFSYTGGFSLYAARGGASSVISLDVSEPALKAANRNFELNKDDILISECRHSTICMDAFEALTELAKQKKRFSMVIVDPPSFARKQSDAESAVAAYQKLTRLAVGVLDSGGILVSASCSARVTSQIFFDAVSKAAAKAGRPLQIMQKTGHAADHPVGFPEGEYLKCLFAFAK, encoded by the coding sequence ATGGCTGATATAGCGATAGAGAGGATCTCCTTCCAGCTTACCCCTTCTGCGGAAAGGGAAGTTAAGAAAGGTCATCCGTGGGTTTTTGATAAAGGGATAGTTAAGCAGAATAAAGACGGGCAGACGGGCGCCTTCGCTGTGATATATGATAAGGATCGCACTTTTGTGGGGCTGGGACTGTATGATCCCGATTCGCCGATCCGTATCCGCATGCTCCACAGAGGTAAGCCGGTCACCATTGACTCAGACTGGATGAAGGACAAAATAAGCGCGTCCATCTCCGCCCGCAGGAAGCTTTTCGCTGATGGAACCACAACGGCGTTCCGTCTTATAAACGGGGAGAATGACGGTCTGCCCGGAATCATAGCTGATTATTACGAGAAAACCCTTGTGATCAAATTGGATTCAGGCATCTGGATTCCCTACATCGATCTTCTTACATCGCTTTTTGATGAGCTGCTGAAGCCCGAGTGCGTGATCCTTCGCCTCAGCAGAAGCATAGACATAAAAAAAATACCCGAAAAAATCCGTGACGGAGCAGTGCTTAAGGGTGCGGCGCCCAAGGGTGCTGTTATATTCAGAGAGAACGGCATACTCTTTGAGGCGGAGCCGATCCACGGGCAGAAGACAGGCTTCTTCCTCGATCAGCGTGATAACCGCGCAAGGGTCGAGAAATACGCCAAGAACCGTGACGTGCTCAATGTTTTTTCATACACTGGCGGCTTTTCGCTCTACGCAGCCAGAGGCGGCGCATCCTCCGTTATAAGCCTTGATGTGAGCGAACCTGCCCTGAAAGCGGCAAACAGAAACTTTGAGCTGAATAAAGACGATATACTTATCTCCGAATGCAGACACAGCACAATCTGCATGGACGCGTTTGAGGCTTTGACTGAGCTTGCCAAGCAGAAGAAAAGGTTCAGCATGGTGATTGTGGATCCGCCTTCATTCGCCCGCAAGCAGTCGGATGCGGAAAGCGCAGTGGCAGCGTATCAGAAACTTACCCGCCTTGCGGTGGGTGTTCTGGACAGCGGAGGGATTCTTGTTTCCGCCTCCTGCTCGGCGAGAGTTACGTCTCAGATATTTTTCGACGCTGTCTCCAAGGCGGCGGCTAAGGCCGGGCGCCCGTTGCAGATAATGCAGAAAACAGGTCATGCGGCAGACCACCCTGTGGGCTTTCCCGAAGGGGAATACCTGAAGTGTCTGTTCGCTTTTGCGAAATAG